From a single Dysidea avara chromosome 14, odDysAvar1.4, whole genome shotgun sequence genomic region:
- the LOC136244032 gene encoding zinc finger MYM-type protein 1-like: MSSSSASSSATSSQEPLSLCSQFRPSQLFKFPKRTFGKNGQKRSFRAEWCQTYKWLHYDVDKDAAFCYLCMQAEHEKKFLASRKREPAFISTGYTYWKEATTAFEKHQLSATHREAVESLVLLPSQLQGDIGEMCDRGHQEEKKNNRKMFIQILESLKFLACQGLALRGSKNDSESNFIQLLRLHNTDGKVDAWLQKKSNKYTSHDIQDDILREMAQKVLTDIGDSIRDGGFYSIMADECTDCSNKEQFTINLRWVDSKLQDHTEFIGLYAMDAIDANSLAFSIKDVLLLMTLPLSNCRGQCYDGASNMSGAKNGVAKQLSDIEKRALYTHCYCHALNLAIADTIKQSKVCRDALDVAFEITKLIKFSPKRNAIFDRIRSEDEDGSTVGIRTFCPTRWTVRGDSIESILSNYDNLNKLWEECLETSLLPDVKGRVIGVQTQMSKFDVLFGLKLCVRILKITDNLSKTLQKDSLSAAEAQSVAKLTVTTLKKMKADKGFDLFFKLVLSLQGSTGTNPPTLPRKRKAPRRYEVGSGEGYHSSTVQDLYRQHYYEALDGAIATIENRFD; the protein is encoded by the coding sequence ATGAGTTCATCTTCAGCCTCATCTTCAGCTACTTCTAGTCAAGAGCCTCTCAGTCTGTGCAGCCAATTTCGTCCGTCACAACTGTTTAAATTTCCGAAACGCACGTTTGGTAAGAATGGACAGAAACGATCATTTCGAGCAGAGTGGTGCCAGACCTACAAGTGGCTTCATTATGATGTTGACAAGGATGCCGCGTTTTGTTACTTATGTATGCAAGCTGAGCATGAGAAGAAGTTTTTAGCTAGCCGGAAACGTGAGCCGGCTTTCATTTCCACTGGATACACTTACTGGAAGGAGGCCACAACTGCATTTGAAAAACACCAACTCAGTGCCACTCATCGAGAGGCTGTTGAATCTCTTGTGTTGTTGCCTTCACAGCTACAAGGTGATATTGGTGAGATGTGTGACCGGGGCCATCAAGAAGAAAAGAAGAATAACAGGAAGATGTTTATACAGATATTGGAAAGTTTAAAGTTTCTAGCTTGCCAGGGATTGGCTTTAAGGGGAAGTAAGAATGATTCAGAAAGCAACTTCATACAGCTCTTGCGCCTGCACAACACAGATGGTAAAGTAGATGCATGGTTACAAAAGAAATCTAACAAATATACTTCTCATGATATTCAGGATGACATTCTACGGGAAATGGCTCAAAAGGTCCTCACTGATATTGGAGATAGTATTCGTGATGGTGGATTTTATAGTATAATGGCAGACGAATGTACAGATTGCTCAAACAAGGAGCAGTTCACAATCAACTTACGGTGGGTTGATTCAAAGTTGCAGGACCACACAGAATTTATTGGTTTATATGCAATGGATGCCATTGATGCTAATTCTCTAGCATTCAGCATCAAGGATGTTTTGCTTCTAATGACCTTGCCACTATCTAACTGCAGAGGACAGTGTTATGACGGAGCATCCAATATGAGTGGGGCTAAAAATGGAGTCGCAAAACAACTTTCAGATATTGAGAAACGAGCACTTTACACACACTGTTACTGCCATGCACTCAATTTGGCTATTGCTGATACCATCAAGCAGTCAAAAGTTTGTCGTGATGCACTTGATGTAGCTTTTGAAATCACTAAGTTGATTAAATTTTCACCTAAGAGAAATGCAATTTTCGATCGAATTCGATCAGAAGATGAAGATGGCAGTACAGTTGGTATCCGTACATTTTGTCCAACTCGGTGGACTGTGCGAGGTGATTCTATTGAGAGTATCTTATCTAATTATGATAACTTGAACAAACTATGGGAGGAATGCTTGGAGACTTCTCTCCTACCAGATGTCAAAGGAAGGGTAATTGGTGTGCAAACACAAATGTCCAAATTTGATGTTCTGTTTGGTCTCAAGTTATGTGTGCGTATTTTGAAGATCACTGATAACTTGAGTAAAACCCTGCAGAAAGATTCGCTATCAGCAGCAGAAGCACAGAGTGTTGCTAAACTAACTGTGACAACCTTGAAGAAGATGAAGGCTGATAAAGGTTTTGATTTGTTCTTCAAGCTAGTGCTAAGCTTGCAAGGGAGTACTGGAACTAATCCTCCAACTTTGCCCAGAAAAAGAAAAGCACCACGGCGATATGAAGTGGGATCTGGAGAAGGTTATCACAGTTCCACTGTACAAGATCTGTATAGGCAACATTACTATGAAGCTCTAGATGGTGCTATTGCCACCATCGAGAATCGTTTTGATTAA